Below is a window of Chloroflexota bacterium DNA.
AAGGATGTAGCCGCCTTCTACGACCAGATCCTGACTCAGGCTGGATGGACGAAGGCACCAGAGGGAAGCTACGAATCCGACGAGGCCGCGATGCTCTCCTATCAGAAGGACGGCGTCACGATCAGCCTCTCGCTCACATGGGCGGCAGATGAGCAACAAACACAGGTCATGCTGGTCGTCGGGGAGCCATAAAGCACCACTCCCCGCATCTCCGTCAGGAAACGAGAAGCCCCTGCGCAGAAGCTGTGCGCAGGGGCTTCCTCTCATCACAAAGTCGGCACAGGGTGCAAAACCCTCAGTGTCCTAACACGGCGACCGATCGCTCCCTCGGCTGGTGGCGCAATACGACCCGCCCGAACCTATCCAGAAGCGACCGGGCCTTCTGCCACCGAGCGCGCAGGTGATCCTTCCGCACCCGCCAGACGCCGTTGAGCTGGTTGATGACCAGCCGGCTATCCCCCAAAACCTCCAGATCCACGCGCTGGGGATCGATCCCCTCACGCGCCAGGTGGCTCAGCAACGCCTCCAGCGCGGCGATCAGCGCGTCGTACTCGGCCTCGTTGTTGGTCAGCCGCCCAAAGCGCAGCCGATGAACCTCGGGTGGCCTTCCCGGCCAGAGGAACGCGTAGCTGCCGTACCCCGGCCCCGGGTTGCCCCGGCTTCCGCCATCGAACATCAGCCCCAGCCGGACCGTTGACGATCCGCCCGGCTCGGCCGACGGCCGGCGATCGCCCACCGCCGGATCGAGAAGCCCCAACGCAACAGCGCGCCGCCACAGGACGGCGCGCTCGCGAGGGCTCAAGGAGGCGATGTCCGTCAGGATTCGATCCACCTCGTTCATGCGGCCACTTCCCGGGCCTGGCGCGACTTCTGCGAACGATACAGGTCGTACAGATAGAACAGATTCGCCCGATGCAACGACTGCACCAGCCCTCCCAACGGGATGCGGGACTTGCCACACGACTCAATGTCCACGCGCATCAGCGCCTGACGCGGCTGCCCCGACTCGACATGCTCACGCACGATCTGCTGGATCGTCTCCAGGTAGGCGATGTTGCTCTCGACGGCATCCTTGATCTCCCCTCGTAGCAACACCTCGCCATGCCCCTGGACGATGCTCTCCAGGGAGAGCTCCCGCACCTTACGCAGGGACCGGATCATCTCGTCCAGATCCCCGCCGACGATGTACGGCACAGGCATCACCACATCGCCCGCGAAGAGGACCTTCAGCTCCTTTACGTATACCATCGCGCCATCCGGGCTGTGTCCTGGCGCGTGAATGGCCGTGATCGTCTTCCCGCCCAGCCGGACCGTCGCCGTGTCATCGAAGGTCACCCGAGGAATGCGCAGCTGGACCTCCGCCAGCTCGGGCGTCTGCTTCTTCGCCTCCTCCAGGCCACGCTGCCCCAGCTTGAGCAACAGCTCCCGACAACGCTTATGGCAGATCACCTCCGCCTGGGGGAAGAGGTAGAGCCCGTTCGCGTGGTCGGCGTGATAATGGGTGAGGATCACATAACGAACGCCTCTGGGGCTGATCTGCTCCGCAAAGGCGCGCAACTCTCGCGATTCGTCAGGGAAGGGCAGCGTGTCCACCACAACGCTCCCCTCCGGGGTCGCGATCACCCCCGCGGTCACCTGGGCATACAGGCCGCTGGTGAACATGTAGACGTCTTCGGCAACACGCTCGCGATACGTGGGCACGGACATCTCCTGAAGGTGGAATTACGAAGCGGCGAACTAAGCCGCCGCCCGGTCCGGATCAACATAGCACAAAGGAGACGCGCTGTCAAGGGGATTCAACGGAAATCCACACACAAACAAGAGATCGGCAACGGAATTACCCCAAGATCCATGCTGCCGCAAATCACGTTCATCAAAAGCCGTTGGGACAGACAACCGAGCGCCCGCACGAGGCGCGAGAAGGCCCGTGACATCCTCCGAGGCGTCACGGGCCCTACAAATGACGGTACGATAGATTCGCGAGGAGCTCAGCGCCGACGCTCCCGAGGCCAATCGGGCAGGATCCACCGGATCTGATAGCGCGGCGGGGGCGGGGCCAGCAAGTAGACATCCACCCAACGATACCACAACTCCAGATTGTGATCGTCGAAGCCCAGATCGATGCGGCGGCCTCGGATCAGCCCTCCTGTATCGGCCACGTCCCCGATCCCATAACCGGGCACGTACACCCGGCTCCCCAGCTTGATGACGGTGGGATCCACCGCCACGATGCCCTTGCGCATCCGCCATCCCAGCCGGGTGCGACCGAAGTAGGGGTCATCCGGCTCCACCCCGGCGGTCGAAGGCGAGTAGGAGGTGGCCAACATGCGGACCTTGCGCCAGTAGGTGATCGTGCCCTGAGGCGTCTCCAGCGTGCGCAGGACGATCTTACGCCCATAGGCGATCACCCGGGTGATGGGTTCCTGGGCGACCCACTCGTCCTCCAGCGTGCGGCTCACCACCTGATCATCGTGGTACACCACCCGGAAGCGCCGTTTGATCAGCCCCTCCTGCCCCGCCTGATCCACCCGACGTCGGTCGATCTCCAGCTCGTCATCCGGGACCCAGATCGTCTGGAAGGGCACCGAGTCCTGCTCGACCTCAATGGCCTCGCGCACCCGGATGATCGAAACGGTGAGATTGGGCTTGATCTCCGCCGACAGGGGCGGATCGACGATGTCCGCTCCGGCGACCACGATCCCCAGATCAGCCAGGGCGTCGGCGACGGTGCGCTGTCGGGTGCGGGTGCGGATCTCACGGCCATCCACGCGCACGGAGAAGGGTACAGAGCGGGCGATGTACACGTGAAGCCCGGCCGTCACCCGGCTTCCCAGCCCAGGCCGCACCAGATCCCCCAGATACAACGTCACGCCCTCCCGCCGCAGCGCCTCGCCCACGGTGGGCGCGGTGGTGTGGATGGTATAAGTCGCCTTCCCGTCCGTCACCTGAATCGGCACGGCCCGACGCACCACCACCCGGAGCGGCTGCATCTCCCAGCGCGCCCACGGATATCCCACATGACGCCCGTTCGGCCGCAACTCCACGGGGGGCAACGGCTCATCCAGATCCGATACCGCCCGCCCCTCCATCTCCACCACGTCATACGGCGAGACGTACACGCCCGCCTCGGTCAGCAACCTCCGCAGCGTGCGCGCTCGCGTGCGCACCTCCAGGGTCGCCCCGTCGACCTCCACCCGGGCCGGCCGGGCTCGATGCACGACGATCTCCTGCCCCGGAGACAAGGAAGCTGCCGGGTTGGGGAAGACGGCGTCCTGAGGGGACAGGTCCACCCCCACATCCGACAGCAGATCCGCCACCGTCGCCCGATGGGTGCGCACGGACACGCTTTGGCCATCCACTGTGACCACCACAGGAGCGCCCGTGGCCTGATACACCTGACGCCCCACCCCAGCCAGGACCAGGAGGCAGAACAGGGTGATCCAGGGGTGCCGGAGGAGAAAAGCGTGCACTCGCCACCCCCATGGCCGCTCAGCGGTGGGGACGTGCGTCCACCGCCTCCGCTCCCACGGTCGGGCTACGCCCGCGTCGCTTCTCGCCATACGGTCAGGCTACTCCATCTCGCGGACGATGGTGCACCCAAAGGGCTCGGTTTCCGGTCGGGGGACCGGACGGCCAGCCATCACGGCCGCCAGCGCCTCTTCCAGATAATTCACTTCCGGCTCGCGCTTGCGAAACGTGCGATCGTCCACCGCGCCCCGGTAGCGCAGGACCCCCTCTCGGTCGATGAGGAAGATGTGCGGAGTCGTCAACGCGCCATAGAGATCAGCCACTACATTCCCGCGATCGCGCAACACCGGGAATCGGACGCCTCGATCGGCCATCACCCGCCGGATCTCCTCGTCATCGTAGTGGCAATTGGAGTCGATGGCCAGCAGCACCACGCCCTGCTGCGACCACTCCTCGTACCGTTCGTTGAAATACGGATCGAAGGCCTCCGAGACCGGGCACTCGGCCGACCAGAAGTTCAGGATCACGATCTGCCCCCGGTAGTCGGACAGCCGATGCGTGCGCCCCTCCATATCCGGCAACTCGAAATCGGGAGCGATCCGACCGATCTCAGCGCCCATTCATCCCTCCATGACGGTTCACGTCCTCACGCCTCGCCAGTATACCGCAAGGGCCATGGACGGCCAAATCACCCGCACAACCCCCGATCACGCGCCGCCGGCGACCCGCCGCACGTGTACCACGAGATCATCCGTGAACGCGATGGTGTCGATGGATAGCCCCTCGGACGTGGCCGCCAGCCGCCCGGGGACCCTCCGATAGCGCCCATCCGATGGGTGATAGAAGGCCAGGGCATATTGACCCGGGGGCATGGCGATCACCAATCGCCCGGCCGGGGACGCTGTTCCCGTGTACTCGTTCACCAGATAGATCACCGCCTCCTCGTCGGAGCGAAGCAGATAGGCGAAGTCCACCGGCGGCCGGGCCAGCACGCCATCCTCGACCGGCTGCATGGTCCACCACCGCGTGTGCTCCTCCCAGAACGGCCGCATATGCCGATAATACTCCTCCCCCGGGCCCATCTCCAACGTCTCGATCCCCTCGCATCCCACCCAGCTGTGATAGCTCCAATAGTTGCCGGAGATATTCCAGACCCAGGCCTGTTTCCGACGATGCACGGGATCGTCATTACCATGGACCCGCTCACGCCCGCTTTGGTTGCACCAGGCCGGCTTGTCATACCGATGGACGCGCAACGCGATCCGGCGATAGTGCCGATCCAGGCTATGCCGCTCCGGGTCGCTCGAAGCGCTGCAATGGTTGACGGCGATATCCAGCCACTCCTCCTCCGGCCACGCCGCGTCCCCCGTCGCGGGGAAAGACGTGCAGATCAAGTGATCATACGGGTCGTGGAAGCGCAGGTAGCGCGCCATATATGCCTGATATGGCCGGTTCCCGTCCCACTCGTCAAACAGCTCCCAGGCGAGGATGTTGGGGAAGGCCGCCAGCCGGGCCAGCAGATAGCTCCAATAGCGCTCCATCTCGGGATCCGGGATGGGCGCCATGGACTCCCGCCGCATCTGACAGAAGATCACGGGCTCGACCAGCACCCCACGTAGCATCGCACGCCGGATGATCTCCTCCATGCGCTGCCAGAGCCGCACGTTGAACCGGGTGAAGTCCGGCACCGCCCGCACGCCAGCCCATGGCCACACCTCCTTGCCCACCTCGGAGAAGAAGGCGTTGGTCTCCAGGGCGAAGCGCACACAGGTAAACCCTCGCTCGGCCGCCTGATCGATGAAGGTGAGCGCGTGATTCGCCACCGCCAGCAGCCATGCCGTCTTGGAGACGAGAAATGGTCGCTCCCCGCCCTCCCGCAGAAAGTGGTAGGGATACGCCGGGTCTACGCGCACCACCCCGTGGCGCGCCGACGGCACGCAGCGAAACGCCCCTTCCTCCTCCACCACATCCTCTCCAGCCTGGAACCGCAGCCGATAGCCGTGCTCCCCCACCAATGTCGGGGAGAACCGCAGCCGGTAGACGGAGCCATCCGCGCTGTCGCAAAAGCCGGCTAACGGGATCTCCCGGCCATCCGGCGTCACGATCGTACCGCTCAGATGAGCGTCCAGGAAGGGGTTGGGCACGCGACCAGGTGGCGCCTGTAAAAACCACTCGATCACGTCGAACTGAGGGACGACGGAGGGCGGCAGAAGATAACGATAATCAGTCATCAGATATCCCCACCTTGACACATCTCCAAGCATCTGCTAGAATCGCGGCGAACCACCTGGCTACGCGAAAAGGAGGCGATCATGCCGGAACCAACTGCTGAGCAGCCTTCGTTGATCCCTCAGCAAGGTACGCAAGCCGAATACGGACAGCCTCTCACCGGAACCGGACCGTTGACCTATCAGTCCTCACTGGCCGCGGCCATGGGAGCCTTCCACGACCACATGAAGCGCAAGGGATTCTCTGAGAACACCATCAAGGCCTTTATGGGCGACCTGCGCATCCTCAGCCGCTACTTGGGCGCCGACCGCCCGGTGGGGCGGATCAGCACAGAGGACCTGAACAACTTCCTGGCCTACCTGCTGTACCAACGCGGCAAGCCATGCAGCCCCAAATCGTTCGCCCGCCGCCTGACGACCCTCAAGGTGTTCTTTGGATGGCTCGTCGAGAGTCAGGTACTCGCCGACGACCCGGCCGCGCCCATCGCCCACCAGCCGGTGCGCACCCCCCTGCCCGAGATCCTCTTCGACGACGAGGTAGATCAGCTTATGCGCACGGCCCAGGATCTCCTGTGGGCGCCACGTCCGGACGCCCGCCCATATGTGCTGGTGAGCCTGTTGCTGCAAACCGGCATCAAGAAGAGCGAGTGCATGAACCTGCGCCTGGACGATATCGACCTCTCCAACCCGGCCGCTCCCTCCATCC
It encodes the following:
- a CDS encoding reverse transcriptase-like protein, whose translation is MNEVDRILTDIASLSPRERAVLWRRAVALGLLDPAVGDRRPSAEPGGSSTVRLGLMFDGGSRGNPGPGYGSYAFLWPGRPPEVHRLRFGRLTNNEAEYDALIAALEALLSHLAREGIDPQRVDLEVLGDSRLVINQLNGVWRVRKDHLRARWQKARSLLDRFGRVVLRHQPRERSVAVLGH
- a CDS encoding MBL fold metallo-hydrolase — encoded protein: MPTYRERVAEDVYMFTSGLYAQVTAGVIATPEGSVVVDTLPFPDESRELRAFAEQISPRGVRYVILTHYHADHANGLYLFPQAEVICHKRCRELLLKLGQRGLEEAKKQTPELAEVQLRIPRVTFDDTATVRLGGKTITAIHAPGHSPDGAMVYVKELKVLFAGDVVMPVPYIVGGDLDEMIRSLRKVRELSLESIVQGHGEVLLRGEIKDAVESNIAYLETIQQIVREHVESGQPRQALMRVDIESCGKSRIPLGGLVQSLHRANLFYLYDLYRSQKSRQAREVAA
- a CDS encoding DUF348 domain-containing protein, with product MARSDAGVARPWERRRWTHVPTAERPWGWRVHAFLLRHPWITLFCLLVLAGVGRQVYQATGAPVVVTVDGQSVSVRTHRATVADLLSDVGVDLSPQDAVFPNPAASLSPGQEIVVHRARPARVEVDGATLEVRTRARTLRRLLTEAGVYVSPYDVVEMEGRAVSDLDEPLPPVELRPNGRHVGYPWARWEMQPLRVVVRRAVPIQVTDGKATYTIHTTAPTVGEALRREGVTLYLGDLVRPGLGSRVTAGLHVYIARSVPFSVRVDGREIRTRTRQRTVADALADLGIVVAGADIVDPPLSAEIKPNLTVSIIRVREAIEVEQDSVPFQTIWVPDDELEIDRRRVDQAGQEGLIKRRFRVVYHDDQVVSRTLEDEWVAQEPITRVIAYGRKIVLRTLETPQGTITYWRKVRMLATSYSPSTAGVEPDDPYFGRTRLGWRMRKGIVAVDPTVIKLGSRVYVPGYGIGDVADTGGLIRGRRIDLGFDDHNLELWYRWVDVYLLAPPPPRYQIRWILPDWPRERRR
- a CDS encoding redoxin domain-containing protein encodes the protein MGAEIGRIAPDFELPDMEGRTHRLSDYRGQIVILNFWSAECPVSEAFDPYFNERYEEWSQQGVVLLAIDSNCHYDDEEIRRVMADRGVRFPVLRDRGNVVADLYGALTTPHIFLIDREGVLRYRGAVDDRTFRKREPEVNYLEEALAAVMAGRPVPRPETEPFGCTIVREME
- a CDS encoding DUF4038 domain-containing protein, translated to MTDYRYLLPPSVVPQFDVIEWFLQAPPGRVPNPFLDAHLSGTIVTPDGREIPLAGFCDSADGSVYRLRFSPTLVGEHGYRLRFQAGEDVVEEEGAFRCVPSARHGVVRVDPAYPYHFLREGGERPFLVSKTAWLLAVANHALTFIDQAAERGFTCVRFALETNAFFSEVGKEVWPWAGVRAVPDFTRFNVRLWQRMEEIIRRAMLRGVLVEPVIFCQMRRESMAPIPDPEMERYWSYLLARLAAFPNILAWELFDEWDGNRPYQAYMARYLRFHDPYDHLICTSFPATGDAAWPEEEWLDIAVNHCSASSDPERHSLDRHYRRIALRVHRYDKPAWCNQSGRERVHGNDDPVHRRKQAWVWNISGNYWSYHSWVGCEGIETLEMGPGEEYYRHMRPFWEEHTRWWTMQPVEDGVLARPPVDFAYLLRSDEEAVIYLVNEYTGTASPAGRLVIAMPPGQYALAFYHPSDGRYRRVPGRLAATSEGLSIDTIAFTDDLVVHVRRVAGGA
- a CDS encoding tyrosine-type recombinase/integrase, translating into MPEPTAEQPSLIPQQGTQAEYGQPLTGTGPLTYQSSLAAAMGAFHDHMKRKGFSENTIKAFMGDLRILSRYLGADRPVGRISTEDLNNFLAYLLYQRGKPCSPKSFARRLTTLKVFFGWLVESQVLADDPAAPIAHQPVRTPLPEILFDDEVDQLMRTAQDLLWAPRPDARPYVLVSLLLQTGIKKSECMNLRLDDIDLSNPAAPSILIRYDNPRMVHKERRLSLSPYIIPALRQYLAEYQPKTHLFECTARNLEYVLADLGQKAGLTKPVGFEMLRWTCAVRDFRNGMPEERLRKKLGLSPISWRETSEKIRKLASPGL